In Flammeovirgaceae bacterium 311, one DNA window encodes the following:
- a CDS encoding putative transposase (COG3335 Transposase and inactivated derivatives) codes for MEAVLDTYQRDAEPGEVRLCLDERPCQLLEDVREPLPMKEGRSRKQDSEYKRNGVCNIFLAYDMDKAERYCQTTVRRTKADFALFLDRLLTEKYPDASKVTIVLDNLNIHGYGSFFAALPEKRAMELREKISFCYTPKHGSWLNMAEIEFSALSRQCLKQRIGSINKMKRIVEAWQQQRNQRKVKICWSFTSNDAHQTFKKFYPEVEFEN; via the coding sequence ATGGAAGCAGTGCTGGACACCTACCAAAGAGATGCTGAACCTGGAGAAGTAAGGCTATGCCTGGATGAGCGGCCATGCCAACTCCTGGAAGATGTAAGGGAGCCTCTGCCTATGAAAGAAGGCAGATCCCGCAAACAGGACAGTGAGTACAAAAGGAATGGCGTATGCAACATCTTCTTGGCCTATGACATGGATAAAGCAGAGCGCTACTGCCAAACCACAGTAAGAAGAACAAAGGCAGACTTTGCCCTTTTTCTTGATAGGCTCCTTACGGAGAAGTACCCTGATGCCAGCAAGGTCACAATCGTGCTGGACAACCTTAACATCCATGGCTACGGCTCTTTCTTTGCTGCCCTACCCGAAAAAAGAGCTATGGAACTAAGGGAAAAAATCAGCTTCTGCTACACTCCTAAGCATGGAAGCTGGCTCAACATGGCAGAAATTGAATTCTCCGCTCTGAGCCGCCAGTGCCTAAAGCAAAGAATAGGATCAATTAATAAAATGAAAAGAATAGTCGAAGCCTGGCAGCAACAGCGAAATCAGCGAAAAGTAAAAATATGCTGGAGCTTTACCTCCAACGATGCGCACCAAACCTTTAAGAAATTTTACCCTGAAGTGGAGTTCGAAAATTAA
- a CDS encoding integrase (COG0582 Integrase) has product MALKGQYTTADHLSWDQYQLLLMKLSRDGRFKDATIIALAVNTLLRFSDFSKITWADILDNEVLQIQETKTGKVRRIKVNNELRSTVVKTVAKESVADLDKPIVNFSIQYLNRLLKDIKVKYSLNVRNLSTHSFRKTAGRRIAEKHQFSGEVLLMLMDLFNHSSLAITKRYLGIRQEEIESLYDELAL; this is encoded by the coding sequence ATGGCACTTAAAGGACAGTATACTACAGCCGACCACCTGAGCTGGGATCAATACCAACTTCTACTGATGAAGCTCTCCCGTGATGGCAGGTTTAAGGATGCAACGATAATAGCTCTGGCGGTAAATACACTTTTGCGGTTTAGTGACTTCTCCAAGATTACATGGGCAGACATCTTAGATAACGAGGTGTTGCAGATTCAGGAAACTAAGACTGGTAAGGTGAGGAGAATAAAAGTTAATAACGAGCTGCGGTCTACAGTTGTGAAAACAGTAGCTAAAGAGTCAGTTGCTGATCTTGATAAGCCTATTGTGAATTTTTCCATTCAGTATCTAAACCGCCTTCTAAAAGATATCAAAGTAAAGTATAGCTTAAATGTTCGCAACTTATCTACCCACTCTTTCCGTAAAACTGCGGGTCGTCGGATCGCTGAAAAACATCAATTTTCAGGTGAAGTGCTACTCATGTTGATGGACTTATTCAATCATAGTTCACTTGCCATAACAAAACGGTACCTCGGAATACGGCAGGAGGAGATAGAAAGCCTATATGATGAGCTAGCTTTGTAG
- a CDS encoding hypothetical protein (COG3209 Rhs family protein) produces the protein MKIYLILCLLISCGNLFAQERFNNYGYRVHTFDYFDIMDIKSHYELYYEELQNERLNGKVKEIKRISWDKDIHLHFKLNKKGEIIQNISYVDGRITRDVTYSKRRTIMEIRYYPDGTKGYTIYKYDKLDKLISYSYSEDKPSKKPVLVTKFSYDGKGRLVLRKHGSGSEDKFEYEGDSVAWRFSSDDNGVLQHAARRLRRKGYELTSIYKPNKALTGNFKNRLILRNEYVRRWDDNRNVTEFLEHDYDSVGNLAYNTIHRYTYKDNLLIKTYALYNEKLLKGEVLKEYSYTDDGKLISKKTVRGKSVEIDEYIYNEHGDIVSSQGFINRYRYDKQGNWIRREMYVSRKSSYDRKSYEEEIKNINEDDWVINGRREILYY, from the coding sequence ATGAAAATTTATTTGATTCTATGTTTGCTCATATCTTGTGGTAATTTATTTGCACAGGAAAGGTTTAATAATTATGGATATAGAGTACACACTTTTGATTACTTCGACATCATGGATATCAAAAGTCATTACGAATTATATTATGAAGAGCTTCAGAACGAACGTTTGAATGGCAAGGTAAAGGAAATCAAAAGAATAAGTTGGGATAAGGATATCCATTTACACTTCAAACTAAATAAGAAAGGAGAAATAATTCAGAATATTAGTTACGTGGATGGTAGAATAACTAGAGATGTCACTTACTCAAAAAGGAGAACGATCATGGAAATAAGATATTACCCTGATGGAACAAAGGGATATACCATTTATAAATATGATAAATTAGACAAGCTGATTTCATACAGCTATTCAGAAGATAAACCAAGTAAAAAGCCAGTTTTGGTAACTAAATTTTCATATGATGGTAAAGGTCGACTTGTTTTGAGGAAGCATGGTTCAGGCAGTGAAGACAAATTTGAATATGAGGGTGATAGTGTTGCATGGAGATTCTCTAGTGATGATAATGGAGTGTTACAACATGCCGCACGACGTTTAAGAAGGAAAGGTTATGAATTAACATCTATATATAAACCAAATAAAGCCTTAACTGGTAATTTCAAAAATAGGTTGATCCTAAGAAATGAATATGTAAGGCGTTGGGATGATAATAGAAATGTTACTGAATTCTTGGAACATGATTATGACTCAGTTGGAAATCTAGCTTATAATACAATTCATAGATATACGTATAAGGACAATCTCCTTATTAAAACATATGCATTATACAATGAAAAATTGCTGAAAGGAGAGGTTTTGAAAGAATATAGCTACACAGACGATGGGAAATTAATTTCGAAAAAAACAGTACGAGGAAAATCTGTTGAAATAGATGAATATATATATAATGAGCATGGGGATATTGTTTCTTCTCAAGGGTTTATAAATCGGTATCGTTATGATAAGCAGGGTAACTGGATTCGAAGAGAGATGTACGTAAGCCGAAAGTCTTCTTATGATCGAAAAAGTTATGAGGAAGAAATTAAAAATATAAATGAAGATGATTGGGTAATTAATGGAAGGAGGGAAATATTATACTATTAA
- a CDS encoding transposase (COG3335 Transposase and inactivated derivatives): MSAEEIASKADVVLSTVYKIWNRYLEVGKDAKEAIEEKPRSGQPPKLTYEVKAKITALACSDPPEGNEYWTLQMICDKVVELGYVEKISTEPVRKYLKKSSSSPGKRSNGLSGK, encoded by the coding sequence ATGAGTGCAGAAGAGATAGCTTCTAAAGCAGATGTAGTTTTATCAACGGTTTATAAGATCTGGAACAGATATTTAGAAGTGGGTAAGGATGCCAAAGAGGCTATTGAAGAAAAACCTCGTTCAGGTCAGCCGCCCAAGCTCACTTATGAGGTGAAGGCAAAGATTACCGCCCTTGCCTGCAGCGATCCTCCTGAGGGTAATGAATACTGGACTCTTCAGATGATTTGTGATAAAGTGGTAGAGTTGGGGTATGTTGAGAAGATTTCTACAGAGCCAGTGAGGAAGTATTTGAAAAAAAGCTCATCAAGCCCTGGCAAAAGAAGCAATGGGTTATCGGGCAAATAG